A genome region from Pirellulales bacterium includes the following:
- the rplV gene encoding 50S ribosomal protein L22: MAYTATYRFARISARKVRPMADLIRGKFADEALEILKYLPHRGARLLEKVLKSALGNAEDQRAGSISNLVVVDARVDGGPMLKRIQPRARGMAFMIKKRMAHIRVSLDTL, encoded by the coding sequence ATGGCATATACGGCAACCTATCGCTTCGCTCGGATCAGCGCCCGCAAGGTGCGGCCGATGGCCGATTTGATTCGCGGCAAGTTCGCCGACGAGGCGCTCGAGATTTTGAAGTATTTGCCGCACCGCGGGGCGCGGCTCTTGGAAAAAGTGCTTAAGAGCGCGCTGGGCAACGCGGAGGATCAGCGGGCGGGAAGCATCAGCAATCTGGTCGTGGTCGATGCTCGCGTCGACGGCGGCCCGATGCTCAAGCGAATTCAGCCGCGGGCCCGCGGCATGGCATTTATGATCAAGAAGCGGATGGCCCACATCCGCGTTTCGTTGGACACCTTGTAG
- the rplB gene encoding 50S ribosomal protein L2, giving the protein MGLRRYKPTTPGRRGASVSDFAELTAGAKPVKDLTVRKRMSGGRNNQGVITARHRGGGHKRRYRLIDFRRNKDGVPAKVDSIQYDPNRSARIALLHYVDGEKRYILAPDGLKEGAELMSGPDSPPSVGNCMPLRNVPLGMTVHSIELQPGCGGRLCRSAGSGATLVAREADWAQLTLPSGEIRRIPAACRATIGTIGNADHMNINLGKAGRTRWLGWRPHVRGTAMNPIDHPHGGGEGRTKGGRHPVSPTGKSAKGGGTRKRRKPSNSAIVRRRRSRRYGQIKIH; this is encoded by the coding sequence ATGGGACTTCGCCGTTACAAACCGACCACTCCGGGCCGCCGCGGGGCGAGTGTCAGCGATTTCGCTGAATTGACCGCCGGCGCAAAGCCGGTCAAGGATCTCACCGTCCGCAAGCGGATGAGCGGCGGGCGGAACAATCAGGGGGTCATCACGGCCCGGCATCGCGGCGGCGGCCACAAACGACGGTATCGGCTGATCGACTTCCGCCGCAACAAGGACGGGGTGCCGGCAAAGGTTGATTCGATCCAGTACGACCCGAATCGCAGCGCCCGCATCGCGCTGTTGCACTATGTCGATGGCGAAAAGCGCTACATTCTCGCCCCGGACGGATTGAAGGAAGGGGCTGAGCTAATGAGCGGTCCCGATTCGCCTCCGTCGGTCGGCAATTGCATGCCTCTGCGGAATGTGCCGCTGGGGATGACCGTCCACAGTATCGAGTTGCAGCCCGGGTGCGGCGGCCGGCTTTGCCGTTCGGCCGGCTCCGGCGCGACGCTCGTCGCTCGCGAGGCCGATTGGGCGCAGTTGACGCTCCCCAGCGGGGAAATTCGCCGCATTCCGGCGGCCTGCCGGGCGACAATCGGCACCATCGGCAACGCCGACCACATGAACATCAATCTCGGCAAAGCGGGGCGGACTCGTTGGCTCGGCTGGCGACCGCACGTGCGCGGCACGGCGATGAACCCGATCGACCACCCCCATGGCGGTGGCGAAGGGCGGACAAAGGGTGGCCGGCATCCGGTCAGCCCGACGGGCAAGAGCGCCAAGGGTGGCGGCACGCGAAAGCGACGAAAGCCTTCGAACTCGGCGATTGTCCGCCGTCGCCGCTCGCGCCGTTATGGGCAGATCAAGATTCACTAA
- the rplW gene encoding 50S ribosomal protein L23, which yields MATETEATETLEAPPLLAPHQIVLRPLVTEKGVHRSTRHNAYSFEVNTLATKADVRRAVEELFNVKVRRVHVQNRRGKPRRSRFRFGRTKDWKKAIVTLDPEHRINFF from the coding sequence ATGGCCACCGAAACGGAAGCCACCGAAACGCTGGAAGCTCCGCCACTTTTGGCGCCGCACCAGATCGTGCTGCGTCCGTTGGTGACGGAGAAGGGGGTCCATCGCTCGACGCGGCATAACGCCTACTCGTTCGAGGTGAACACTTTGGCGACGAAGGCCGATGTGCGCCGAGCGGTCGAGGAATTGTTTAACGTCAAAGTCCGCCGAGTGCACGTGCAGAACCGCCGCGGCAAGCCGCGCCGCAGCCGGTTTCGCTTCGGACGGACCAAAGATTGGAAGAAAGCGATTGTCACGCTCGATCCCGAACACCGCATCAACTTCTTTTAA
- the rpsS gene encoding 30S ribosomal protein S19, giving the protein MGRSLKKGPFVDPKLFGKVERMIAGGGREPIKTWARACTIVPEFVGHTFLVHNGKLHIKVFVTEDMVGHKLGEFAPTRTFRGHGGKSKAAAPAK; this is encoded by the coding sequence ATGGGAAGGTCGCTCAAAAAAGGGCCGTTCGTCGATCCAAAACTGTTCGGCAAAGTCGAGCGGATGATTGCCGGCGGCGGCCGCGAGCCGATCAAAACTTGGGCTCGGGCCTGCACGATCGTCCCGGAGTTCGTCGGCCACACGTTCCTTGTCCACAACGGCAAGCTGCACATCAAGGTGTTTGTTACCGAAGACATGGTCGGCCACAAGCTGGGCGAGTTCGCTCCAACGCGCACGTTCCGTGGCCACGGCGGCAAGTCGAAGGCTGCGGCGCCGGCAAAATAA
- the rplD gene encoding 50S ribosomal protein L4, producing the protein MSSLTIYDRTGKEVGQYDIDPVELAPRISKQLLHDVVVMYQSNQRLGTAQTKSRGMVAGTTKKMYRQKGTGNARAGSRRSGIRRGGGHIFHKMPRDWTYRLPRKALQLATRMALASKIRDSQVTVIDDLKFDTPKTRDMAAILSALKWQGETLLVATVGHDANVYKSARNIARVEVSPVAELNAWTLLAPRRLLITRAALDKFKEQVKSNGKRGAKGLAAETKDTEPRDARRRRRID; encoded by the coding sequence ATGTCCAGCCTGACCATTTACGATCGAACCGGAAAAGAAGTCGGCCAGTACGACATCGATCCGGTGGAACTCGCTCCGCGAATCAGCAAGCAGTTGCTGCACGACGTGGTGGTGATGTACCAGTCGAATCAGCGGCTGGGGACGGCACAGACGAAGAGCCGCGGGATGGTGGCCGGCACGACCAAGAAGATGTATCGCCAGAAGGGGACCGGCAACGCTCGGGCCGGCTCGCGGCGTAGCGGAATTCGCCGCGGCGGCGGGCATATCTTTCACAAAATGCCGCGCGATTGGACCTATCGGCTACCGCGCAAGGCGCTGCAATTGGCCACGCGGATGGCGCTGGCCTCGAAGATCCGAGATTCGCAAGTCACCGTGATCGACGACTTGAAGTTCGACACGCCCAAAACCCGCGACATGGCCGCCATCCTGTCGGCGCTCAAGTGGCAGGGGGAGACGCTCTTGGTCGCCACGGTCGGCCACGACGCGAACGTGTACAAGTCGGCCCGAAACATCGCGCGCGTCGAGGTATCGCCGGTCGCAGAATTGAATGCCTGGACGTTGCTCGCGCCGCGGCGGCTATTGATCACTCGCGCCGCGCTCGACAAATTCAAGGAACAAGTGAAATCCAACGGCAAGCGCGGCGCCAAAGGACTAGCCGCGGAAACGAAAGACACGGAACCGAGAGACGCGCGACGACGGCGCAGGATTGATTGA